A region of Streptomyces sp. NBC_01788 DNA encodes the following proteins:
- a CDS encoding sensor histidine kinase yields MDRGRFGVPAGAGDWAIAVGVAGALLATGLSGRQPAGDPGLFGCALLVAGGLALTARRRAPLPVLAVTGLCAVGYQAAGFDVPAVAYLFAVYAAVRAGHRTATVVASVAMLAALPLAALVSLHDTGEAFARARGALEVAWLIAAGAAGEALRQAERRADEAERTREETARRRADEERLHIARELHDSLTHQISIIKVQAEVAVHVARRRGEQVPSSLLAIQEAGREASRELRATLEALRDDDTAPPRGLDHVPELVERARAIGLDATLTIRGRRHDVPAAVDRTVYRIVQESLTNIARHAAADSASVRIDCRPDALTIRVDDDGRATRETTPTPGVGLLGMRERVTALGGRLRAEPRVEGGFTVQAELPVEQAS; encoded by the coding sequence ATGGACAGAGGACGGTTCGGTGTCCCGGCCGGTGCCGGGGACTGGGCGATCGCCGTCGGTGTGGCGGGGGCGCTGCTGGCCACCGGGCTGTCCGGGCGGCAACCGGCCGGCGACCCCGGTCTGTTCGGCTGCGCGCTGCTGGTGGCCGGTGGCCTGGCGCTGACCGCCCGCCGCCGGGCCCCGCTGCCGGTGCTGGCCGTCACCGGACTGTGCGCGGTGGGTTATCAGGCGGCGGGTTTCGATGTGCCCGCCGTCGCCTACCTGTTCGCCGTGTACGCCGCCGTGCGGGCGGGTCACCGCACCGCCACGGTGGTGGCGAGCGTCGCGATGCTGGCCGCTCTCCCCCTGGCGGCCCTGGTCTCGCTGCACGACACCGGTGAGGCGTTCGCGCGGGCCCGCGGCGCCCTGGAGGTGGCCTGGCTGATCGCGGCCGGCGCGGCGGGCGAGGCACTGCGGCAGGCCGAACGGCGGGCGGACGAGGCCGAGCGCACCCGGGAGGAGACCGCGCGGCGCCGCGCCGACGAGGAACGGCTGCACATCGCACGGGAGTTGCACGATTCCCTCACCCACCAGATCTCGATCATCAAGGTGCAGGCCGAGGTCGCCGTCCATGTGGCCCGCAGGCGCGGCGAGCAGGTGCCGTCGTCCCTGCTGGCGATCCAGGAGGCCGGACGTGAGGCGAGCCGGGAACTGCGCGCGACCCTGGAGGCGCTGCGCGACGACGACACGGCCCCGCCGCGCGGCCTCGACCACGTACCGGAGTTGGTGGAACGGGCCCGTGCGATCGGCCTGGACGCGACGCTGACGATCAGAGGGCGACGGCACGACGTGCCCGCCGCGGTGGACCGGACCGTCTACCGGATCGTGCAGGAGTCGCTCACCAACATCGCCCGGCATGCCGCCGCGGACTCGGCGTCGGTCCGGATCGACTGCCGTCCGGACGCACTGACGATACGCGTCGACGACGACGGCAGGGCCACACGGGAGACCACCCCGACGCCCGGCGTCGGACTGCTCGGGATGCGGGAGCGCGTCACCGCACTCGGGGGCCGGCTGCGGGCCGAGCCGCGCGTCGAGGGGGGCTTCACCGTCCAGGCCGAACTCCCCGTGGAGCAGGCGTCGTGA
- a CDS encoding exo-alpha-sialidase, producing the protein MGLSTVVALAGGVPATAATKQAPDFDATPPQAGKPFYAEQQLATNGQGGFPNYRIPALAVTNHGDILAAYDGRPTAIDAPGPNSVLQRRSTDDGATWGTQTVVHGGKQAPVEGYSDPSYLVDRSTGDIFNFHVKSFDQGFGGSRPGVDPQDRNVLHAEVSVSHDDGRTWQHEVITSDVTADLGWRSRFAASGQGIQLKYGTYAGRLLQQYTIINGAGAFQAVSVYSDDHGKTWKVGEPVGSGMDENKTVELSDGRVMLNSRDSGRSGYRKVAISDDGGVTYGTVTIDRELPDPANNASIVRAFPNAPKGSARAKVLLFSNAGSTGQRANGTVRMSFDDGETWPVARVFQPAGMAYSTLATLPDGKVGLLYEPDGGNGGIRFARFNLAWLQGVAAPLTAGNLTVERGATAAFQLTVANQSGSALHVKDLGLGVPAGWTYELTPPDLILPDSSKRVTVTLGVPEGATGGTYPVTATLTDAKGRTSRGSFTVEVPKTADDNAPGRIQVTGGTLTNPRNDGYQAGDRLVFTYTVTNLSDAATTVVPSGNLRDLDPAADSRNCRWRGLAAHASYTCAFPYHVVSQEDLDAGHFTPVTEWTSTSDDTVTVVGHTGERVELG; encoded by the coding sequence GTGGGGCTCTCCACCGTCGTGGCACTGGCGGGCGGCGTGCCCGCGACCGCGGCCACCAAGCAGGCACCGGACTTCGATGCCACGCCCCCTCAGGCCGGCAAGCCCTTCTACGCGGAGCAGCAACTCGCGACCAACGGCCAGGGTGGGTTCCCGAACTACCGCATCCCGGCACTGGCCGTCACCAACCACGGCGACATCCTCGCCGCCTACGACGGCCGGCCCACCGCGATCGACGCGCCCGGCCCCAACTCCGTCCTCCAGCGCCGCTCCACCGACGACGGCGCCACCTGGGGGACGCAGACGGTCGTCCACGGGGGGAAGCAGGCACCCGTCGAGGGCTACTCCGATCCCAGTTACCTCGTCGACCGCTCAACCGGCGACATCTTCAACTTCCACGTGAAGTCCTTCGACCAGGGCTTCGGCGGGTCCCGGCCGGGCGTCGACCCCCAGGACCGCAACGTGCTGCACGCCGAGGTCAGCGTCTCCCACGACGACGGCCGCACCTGGCAGCACGAGGTCATCACCTCGGACGTCACCGCCGACCTCGGCTGGCGCTCCCGGTTCGCCGCGTCGGGCCAGGGCATCCAGCTGAAGTACGGCACGTACGCCGGGCGGCTGCTCCAGCAGTACACGATCATCAACGGCGCCGGTGCCTTCCAGGCCGTGTCCGTGTACTCCGACGACCACGGAAAGACCTGGAAGGTCGGCGAACCGGTCGGCTCGGGCATGGACGAGAACAAGACCGTGGAGCTCTCCGACGGCCGCGTCATGCTCAACTCCCGTGACTCGGGACGCTCCGGCTACCGCAAGGTCGCGATCTCCGACGATGGCGGCGTCACCTACGGCACCGTGACCATCGACCGGGAACTGCCCGACCCGGCGAACAACGCCTCCATCGTCCGCGCCTTCCCCAACGCGCCGAAGGGCTCTGCTCGCGCCAAGGTGCTGCTCTTCTCCAACGCGGGCTCCACCGGCCAACGCGCCAACGGCACGGTCCGGATGAGCTTCGACGACGGCGAGACCTGGCCGGTCGCACGGGTCTTCCAGCCGGCCGGTATGGCCTACTCGACGCTGGCGACCCTGCCCGACGGCAAGGTCGGCCTGCTCTACGAGCCCGACGGCGGCAACGGCGGCATCCGCTTCGCCCGCTTCAACCTCGCCTGGCTCCAGGGCGTCGCCGCGCCGCTGACCGCCGGGAACCTCACGGTCGAGCGCGGTGCCACGGCGGCCTTCCAACTCACGGTGGCGAACCAGAGCGGGTCGGCCCTCCACGTGAAGGACCTCGGCCTCGGGGTGCCGGCGGGCTGGACGTACGAACTGACGCCGCCGGACCTGATCCTCCCGGACTCCTCCAAGCGCGTCACCGTCACCCTCGGCGTCCCCGAGGGCGCGACCGGCGGCACCTATCCCGTGACCGCCACGCTCACGGACGCCAAGGGGCGCACATCCCGCGGGTCCTTCACCGTCGAGGTGCCGAAGACGGCCGACGACAACGCACCGGGGCGCATCCAGGTGACCGGCGGCACGCTCACCAACCCGCGGAACGACGGCTACCAGGCCGGTGACAGGCTGGTCTTCACCTACACCGTCACCAACCTGTCCGACGCGGCCACCACGGTGGTGCCGAGCGGGAACCTCAGGGATCTCGACCCGGCGGCCGACTCACGCAACTGCCGGTGGCGCGGCCTCGCGGCGCACGCCTCCTACACGTGCGCCTTCCCGTACCACGTCGTCTCACAGGAGGACCTGGACGCGGGGCACTTCACACCGGTGACCGAGTGGACCTCGACCTCTGACGACACCGTCACCGTGGTCGGGCACACCGGCGAGCGCGTCGAACTGGGCTGA
- a CDS encoding DsrE family protein, whose protein sequence is MNAENAEAARAARAGFPAPVRAVVAAPEPDRVVRAVQNLVAAADRPVEVEVVAYGAGLDLVLGEESGEQVTRLLETGARVLACANSLSGRGLTADILVAGVGVVPAAVWHLALRQHEGWSLVPLG, encoded by the coding sequence ATGAACGCCGAGAACGCCGAGGCCGCCAGGGCCGCCAGGGCCGGTTTCCCCGCTCCCGTACGTGCCGTCGTGGCGGCTCCCGAACCGGACCGCGTGGTGCGCGCGGTGCAGAACCTGGTGGCGGCGGCGGACCGGCCCGTCGAGGTGGAGGTCGTGGCCTACGGCGCCGGACTGGACCTCGTCCTGGGTGAGGAGTCCGGTGAACAGGTCACCCGGCTGCTGGAGACCGGGGCGCGCGTCCTCGCCTGCGCCAACAGCCTTTCCGGGCGCGGCCTGACCGCCGACATCCTCGTGGCCGGCGTGGGGGTCGTACCGGCCGCCGTGTGGCACCTGGCCCTCCGTCAGCACGAGGGATGGTCCCTGGTCCCGCTGGGATGA
- a CDS encoding restriction endonuclease, whose product MGIALVVALALVVAAAVVTGLVRAGRREAAAERGRLAEEARRRARRSLEAVWAMDDRRFEEYVAELCRRDGCTDVRRVGGAGDLGADVTGRLPDGRRIVIQCKRYAKHRSVGSRDLQTFNGTARAEHRADVPVFVASCVFTRPAREFAARHRLRLIDVDLLGFWNSGTALASLLDLDIGRSGTNRRLHPDHD is encoded by the coding sequence ATGGGGATCGCGCTGGTGGTGGCCCTGGCCCTCGTCGTGGCCGCGGCCGTCGTCACGGGCCTGGTGCGGGCCGGGCGACGCGAGGCGGCGGCCGAGAGAGGCCGGCTCGCCGAGGAGGCACGGCGGCGGGCGCGCCGGTCGCTGGAAGCGGTCTGGGCGATGGACGACCGCCGGTTCGAGGAGTACGTCGCCGAACTGTGCCGCCGGGACGGCTGCACCGACGTCCGGCGGGTCGGCGGCGCGGGCGATCTGGGCGCCGACGTGACCGGCCGCCTGCCCGACGGGCGCCGCATCGTCATCCAGTGCAAGCGGTACGCCAAGCACCGCAGCGTCGGCAGCCGTGACCTCCAGACCTTCAACGGCACCGCACGAGCCGAGCACCGGGCCGACGTCCCGGTCTTCGTCGCCTCCTGCGTCTTCACCCGGCCGGCCCGCGAGTTCGCGGCCCGGCACCGGCTCCGCCTCATCGACGTCGATCTGCTCGGCTTCTGGAACAGCGGCACCGCGCTGGCCTCGCTCCTGGACCTGGACATCGGCCGGTCCGGAACCAACCGCCGGCTCCACCCGGACCACGACTGA
- a CDS encoding P1 family peptidase, with the protein MEPMAHVRPAQGARPRARDLGIVFGRGGTGPLNAITDVPGVRVGHATVRRPPDVHSGVTAVVPGDVAPHAPLPAGVFTGNGYGKLIGTTQVTELGALETPVLLTSTLSAFRVADALLGWMLERPGCGEVRSLNPVVGECNDGFLSDIRARPVHGEHVRAALDGASGGPVAEGCVGAGTGTGALGFKAGIGTASRTPALAGRPYMAGVLVQANFGGTLRVLGRCVTPRSVGLTGDPAPAAETGSCMIVVATDAPVDARQLTRVARRAVFALARTGAAYSHGSGDYAIAFGTRPQAAPVADDELGPLFEAVLDAVEEAVLNSLLAATTTTGFGGRTLPALPADRLLDALNTPAL; encoded by the coding sequence ATGGAACCCATGGCTCACGTGCGGCCGGCACAGGGCGCCCGGCCTCGGGCCCGTGATCTCGGCATCGTCTTCGGGCGGGGCGGCACCGGTCCCCTCAACGCGATCACCGACGTTCCGGGCGTCCGGGTCGGGCACGCCACCGTCCGGCGTCCTCCCGACGTGCACAGCGGGGTGACCGCCGTCGTGCCCGGTGACGTCGCGCCCCACGCGCCGCTGCCCGCGGGGGTGTTCACCGGCAACGGCTACGGCAAGCTCATCGGCACCACCCAGGTCACCGAACTCGGCGCGCTGGAGACGCCGGTGCTGCTCACCTCCACCCTGTCGGCGTTCCGGGTCGCCGACGCCCTCCTCGGGTGGATGCTCGAACGGCCCGGATGCGGTGAGGTGCGGAGCCTCAACCCGGTCGTGGGCGAGTGCAACGACGGCTTCCTGTCCGACATCCGGGCGCGGCCGGTGCACGGGGAGCACGTCCGGGCCGCGCTCGACGGGGCGTCCGGCGGTCCGGTGGCCGAGGGCTGCGTCGGTGCGGGCACCGGAACGGGCGCCCTGGGCTTCAAGGCGGGGATCGGAACCGCCTCGCGCACGCCCGCCCTTGCGGGCCGGCCGTACATGGCCGGGGTCCTGGTGCAGGCGAACTTCGGCGGCACGCTGCGGGTGCTCGGCCGCTGCGTCACCCCGCGGTCCGTGGGCCTGACCGGCGACCCGGCGCCCGCGGCGGAGACCGGCTCCTGCATGATCGTGGTGGCCACGGACGCCCCCGTCGACGCGCGGCAGCTCACCCGTGTCGCCCGGCGGGCCGTGTTCGCCCTGGCCCGCACGGGCGCGGCCTACAGCCACGGCAGCGGCGACTACGCCATCGCCTTCGGCACGCGACCGCAGGCGGCCCCGGTGGCGGACGACGAACTGGGGCCCCTGTTCGAGGCAGTCCTCGACGCCGTCGAGGAGGCGGTGCTCAACTCCCTGCTGGCCGCGACCACGACCACGGGCTTCGGCGGCCGCACCCTGCCGGCCCTGCCCGCGGACCGGCTGCTGGACGCCCTCAACACCCCCGCCCTCTGA
- a CDS encoding aldo/keto reductase: protein MRHRVLGGTGIEVSPYCLGTMMFGFVGNADHDECVRIVHAALDEGINFVDTADMYSAGESETIVGKALKGRRDDVVLATKVHFPMGDGPNRGGNSRRWIVREVEDSLRRLGTDWIDLYQVHRPDHTTDIEETLWALTDLVRQGKIRAFGCSTFPADEIVEAYHVAGRRGLQRFRTEQPPYSLLARGVERHVLPVAQRLGMGVLTWSPLASGFLTGRYRKGRALDLSSGRPTLHPDRFDPAAPRTAAKLEIVEQLVELAEEVGCSLPELAVAFPLAHPAVTSVIIGPRTMGQLHSTLKGRSVALDDAVLDRIDEIVPPGTDIYPPDGVWTPPSLAEPALRRRPAGFRSAV, encoded by the coding sequence ATGCGCCACCGCGTTCTGGGCGGGACCGGCATCGAGGTCAGCCCCTACTGCCTCGGCACCATGATGTTCGGGTTCGTGGGCAACGCCGACCACGACGAGTGCGTCCGGATCGTCCACGCCGCGCTGGACGAGGGGATCAACTTCGTCGACACCGCCGACATGTACTCCGCCGGAGAGTCGGAGACGATCGTCGGCAAGGCGCTGAAGGGCCGGCGCGACGACGTGGTGCTCGCGACCAAGGTCCACTTCCCCATGGGGGACGGCCCCAACCGCGGCGGCAACTCACGGCGCTGGATCGTCCGGGAGGTGGAGGACAGTCTGCGGCGGCTGGGAACGGACTGGATCGACCTGTACCAGGTGCACCGGCCGGACCACACGACCGACATCGAGGAGACACTCTGGGCCCTCACCGATCTTGTGCGGCAGGGCAAGATCAGAGCGTTCGGCTGCTCCACCTTCCCCGCCGACGAGATCGTCGAGGCGTACCACGTGGCCGGCCGGCGGGGCCTCCAGCGGTTCCGCACCGAACAGCCGCCGTACTCGCTGCTGGCCCGCGGCGTCGAGAGGCATGTGCTGCCGGTGGCGCAGCGGCTGGGCATGGGGGTGCTGACCTGGAGTCCGCTGGCCTCCGGGTTCCTGACCGGCCGCTACCGCAAGGGCCGGGCTCTCGATCTGAGCAGCGGGCGCCCCACCCTGCACCCCGACCGCTTCGATCCGGCGGCGCCGCGCACGGCGGCGAAGCTGGAGATCGTCGAGCAGCTCGTCGAACTGGCCGAGGAAGTGGGCTGCTCCCTGCCTGAGTTGGCCGTCGCCTTCCCGCTCGCCCATCCGGCCGTCACATCGGTGATCATCGGTCCGCGTACGATGGGGCAGTTGCACAGCACGCTCAAGGGCAGGTCCGTGGCGCTGGACGACGCGGTACTCGACCGGATCGACGAGATCGTGCCGCCCGGGACCGACATATACCCCCCGGACGGCGTCTGGACTCCGCCGTCCCTCGCCGAACCGGCGCTCAGGCGGCGCCCGGCCGGGTTCCGGTCCGCCGTGTGA
- a CDS encoding endonuclease/exonuclease/phosphatase family protein, which yields MKPTFRRPVRRGLAAVLAATAALAVAAPATAADAGTAGSRAPAVPLRVATFNIHAGAGEDEVFDLDRTARAIRELHADVVGLQEVDVHWGARSDFADEARELAGTLGMRVFFAPVYDMDPATEGAERRRFGVAVLSRHPVLEAENHEITRLSTQTPDPVPAPAPGFAEVTLNVRGAHVHVYDTHLDYRGDPSVRRAQVADMLDALAADRGPKILVGDFNAEANAPELAPLWQRLGDADPDGGGTYPAGRPEKRIDFVAVSPDITVTAAREVAAEASDHRPVVADLMLHGRGR from the coding sequence ATGAAGCCCACGTTCCGACGTCCTGTCCGGCGCGGCCTCGCCGCCGTGCTGGCCGCCACCGCCGCGCTCGCCGTGGCGGCACCGGCGACGGCCGCGGACGCCGGGACCGCCGGGTCGCGCGCCCCGGCGGTCCCGCTGCGGGTGGCGACCTTCAACATCCATGCCGGGGCGGGTGAGGACGAGGTCTTCGATCTCGACCGGACCGCGCGGGCGATTCGTGAGCTGCACGCCGACGTGGTCGGGCTCCAGGAGGTCGACGTCCACTGGGGCGCCCGCAGCGACTTCGCCGACGAGGCCCGGGAGCTGGCCGGGACGCTGGGCATGCGGGTGTTCTTCGCACCCGTCTACGACATGGACCCTGCCACCGAGGGCGCCGAGCGCCGCCGGTTCGGCGTCGCCGTGCTGAGCCGTCACCCGGTGCTGGAGGCCGAGAACCACGAGATCACCCGGCTCTCCACGCAGACGCCCGATCCGGTGCCCGCCCCGGCGCCCGGCTTCGCCGAGGTGACGCTCAACGTCAGGGGTGCGCACGTACACGTCTACGACACGCACCTGGACTACCGTGGCGACCCGTCGGTCCGCAGGGCCCAGGTGGCGGACATGCTCGACGCGCTCGCCGCCGACCGCGGCCCGAAGATCCTGGTCGGGGACTTCAACGCAGAGGCGAACGCACCGGAGTTGGCGCCGCTGTGGCAGCGGCTCGGGGACGCAGACCCGGACGGCGGCGGGACCTACCCGGCGGGCCGGCCCGAAAAGCGCATCGACTTCGTGGCCGTCTCCCCCGACATCACCGTGACCGCTGCCAGGGAGGTCGCAGCGGAGGCGTCCGACCACCGCCCCGTCGTCGCGGACCTGATGCTCCACGGGCGTGGTCGCTGA
- a CDS encoding putative quinol monooxygenase: MIFITAKFRVRPEYADQWPRIADEFTAATRAEPGCLWFDWSRSVEDPTEYILVEAFRDDEAGAAHVRSEHFRAAQRTLPPHLAETPRIVNTTLAQDDWSLLGEMAVAEQE; this comes from the coding sequence ATGATCTTCATCACCGCCAAGTTCCGTGTCCGCCCCGAATACGCCGACCAGTGGCCGCGCATCGCCGACGAGTTCACCGCGGCCACCCGCGCCGAGCCGGGCTGCCTGTGGTTCGACTGGTCCCGCAGCGTCGAGGACCCGACGGAGTACATCCTGGTCGAGGCCTTCCGCGACGACGAGGCGGGGGCGGCCCACGTGCGGTCGGAGCACTTCAGGGCCGCGCAGCGGACCCTGCCGCCCCACCTGGCCGAGACGCCCCGCATCGTCAACACGACGCTGGCGCAGGACGACTGGTCGCTGCTCGGCGAGATGGCCGTCGCCGAGCAGGAATGA
- a CDS encoding MMPL family transporter, producing the protein MTATDNPRTEGALAALARFCYRRRRLVLLAWIAGVIAVAFAGFGYGAAPDNDFSGGSSDSAKAQALIEKYFPERQGDTLTLAIKADKGIDDPAARQRIEKVIADLDASPVTGPVTSPYQDENLVTKDRRIARTTIPLTVKDVRKTEVKPLVSLVKEASGDGVTLGLGGQMAEKAETPPQGSSESVGIVAAAVILFIAFGSLVAMGLPIVTALPAIVAGLALTKLVAYLVPAPDFTAILAAMIGLGVGIDYALFIVTRYKDGLQAGDTPETATVKAITTAGHAVLFAGTTVVIALLGLIVMGQRLMTGVAVATSVIVLVTMIAAVTLLPAFLGFTGHRINALRLPRRTFRRSGADGAPARERRTLAERWAGVVQRRPLAAAVLAGTALLVLAAPTLSMRLSNPDASVQPRDRSSYTSYKILSEGFGPGYAAPLILATEAGPHHSDLRAVAEAVAGTEGIAYATPPQVSEDGQAALLMAFPRTGYQDKATADLVHRLRDDVLPKAPGGAAVHVGGPNAVTIDTAEDIGSRLPLMIAVVIALSLVLLIALVRSVTIALQAAVMNLLAIGAAYGVLVAVVQWGWLGPALGFPTAMPVTTWVPMMIFPVLFGLSMDYEVFLISRVREEYERTGDTRTAVARGMARTAKVITAAAAIMVAVFTTSLLGPDVAVKQGGLGMAVAVLVDATVIRLILVPAVMELCGDTNWWMPGRRTRRTTTAPDTRVGEETRV; encoded by the coding sequence ATGACGGCAACCGACAACCCCCGTACGGAAGGAGCCCTGGCGGCACTGGCCCGGTTCTGCTACCGGCGGCGCCGCCTGGTGCTCCTGGCATGGATCGCAGGCGTGATCGCCGTGGCGTTCGCCGGCTTCGGTTACGGCGCCGCCCCCGACAACGACTTCTCCGGCGGAAGCTCCGACTCCGCCAAGGCGCAGGCGCTGATCGAGAAGTACTTCCCCGAGCGGCAGGGGGACACGCTGACCCTCGCGATCAAGGCGGACAAGGGCATCGACGACCCGGCCGCCCGGCAGAGGATCGAGAAGGTCATCGCCGATCTGGACGCCTCACCCGTGACGGGACCGGTGACCTCGCCGTACCAGGACGAGAACCTGGTGACGAAGGACCGCCGTATCGCCCGTACGACCATCCCACTGACCGTCAAGGACGTGCGGAAGACCGAGGTCAAGCCCCTGGTGAGCCTGGTCAAGGAGGCCTCCGGGGACGGCGTGACACTGGGGCTCGGCGGACAGATGGCGGAGAAGGCCGAGACACCCCCGCAGGGCTCGTCCGAGAGCGTGGGCATCGTGGCCGCCGCGGTGATCCTGTTCATCGCCTTCGGGTCACTCGTGGCGATGGGCCTGCCGATCGTGACCGCGCTGCCGGCGATCGTCGCGGGCCTCGCCCTGACGAAGCTGGTGGCCTATCTGGTCCCCGCACCCGATTTCACCGCGATCCTGGCCGCGATGATCGGGCTCGGCGTCGGCATCGACTACGCGCTGTTCATCGTGACCCGCTACAAGGACGGCCTCCAGGCCGGCGACACGCCCGAGACCGCCACGGTCAAGGCCATCACCACGGCCGGCCACGCGGTCCTGTTCGCCGGCACGACCGTCGTGATCGCGCTGCTGGGCCTGATCGTCATGGGACAGCGGCTGATGACCGGAGTGGCCGTCGCCACGTCGGTGATCGTGCTGGTGACCATGATCGCCGCGGTGACCCTGCTGCCCGCGTTCCTGGGCTTCACCGGGCACAGGATCAACGCGCTGCGCCTGCCCCGTCGTACGTTCCGGCGCAGCGGGGCCGACGGTGCCCCGGCGCGGGAGCGCCGTACGCTCGCCGAGCGCTGGGCCGGCGTGGTGCAGCGCAGGCCGCTGGCCGCCGCGGTACTGGCCGGCACGGCCCTGCTGGTGCTGGCCGCCCCCACGCTGTCGATGCGGCTGAGCAACCCCGACGCCAGCGTCCAGCCCCGTGACAGGAGCAGCTACACCTCGTACAAGATCCTCTCCGAGGGCTTCGGGCCCGGCTACGCCGCTCCCCTGATCCTCGCCACCGAGGCCGGTCCCCATCACAGCGACCTGCGTGCCGTCGCCGAAGCCGTCGCCGGGACCGAGGGCATCGCCTATGCCACGCCGCCCCAGGTCAGCGAGGACGGGCAGGCCGCGCTCCTCATGGCCTTCCCCAGGACCGGATACCAGGACAAGGCGACCGCGGACCTGGTCCACCGGCTCCGCGACGACGTGCTGCCGAAGGCGCCCGGCGGTGCGGCGGTCCATGTCGGCGGCCCGAACGCCGTCACGATCGACACGGCCGAGGACATCGGCTCGCGCCTGCCCTTGATGATCGCGGTCGTCATCGCGCTGTCCCTGGTGCTGCTGATCGCGCTGGTCCGGTCGGTCACCATCGCGCTCCAGGCCGCCGTGATGAACCTGCTGGCGATCGGCGCCGCCTACGGCGTGCTCGTCGCGGTCGTCCAGTGGGGATGGCTGGGCCCGGCCCTCGGTTTCCCCACCGCGATGCCGGTCACGACCTGGGTACCGATGATGATCTTCCCGGTGCTGTTCGGCCTGTCGATGGACTACGAGGTCTTCCTGATCTCGCGGGTCCGCGAGGAGTACGAGCGCACCGGCGACACCCGTACGGCCGTCGCGCGCGGGATGGCACGGACGGCCAAGGTCATCACGGCCGCCGCCGCCATCATGGTCGCCGTCTTCACGACCTCCCTGCTCGGCCCCGACGTCGCCGTCAAACAGGGAGGCCTGGGCATGGCCGTCGCCGTCCTCGTCGACGCCACCGTCATCCGGCTGATCCTCGTTCCCGCGGTCATGGAACTGTGCGGGGACACCAACTGGTGGATGCCCGGCCGCCGGACCCGGAGGACGACGACGGCTCCGGACACCCGGGTCGGGGAGGAGACCAGGGTCTGA
- a CDS encoding CBS domain-containing protein, translated as MRRRSVGELMCPTAVSVRPGTAFKEIARVLDEYDVTAVPVVDDEDRPIGVVSEADLLRRQTCGGVGRNAGELMTSPAVVAEPGWHAVRAARAMERHRVKRLPVVDGDGRLIGVISRRDLVRLFLRRDRAIQEEILEDVIVRTLGLRPSALAVEVTEGRVTLSGTVERRSLIPATVRLCDSVDGVVEVVNRLGFDRDDTVNTPAVHGGSVHPEAGVGATRGGGHGPSWVLSPPRLRLGSRW; from the coding sequence ATGAGACGACGCAGTGTGGGCGAGTTGATGTGCCCCACCGCCGTGAGCGTGCGACCGGGCACGGCGTTCAAGGAGATCGCACGCGTCCTCGACGAGTACGACGTCACCGCCGTCCCGGTGGTCGACGACGAGGATCGGCCGATCGGGGTGGTGTCCGAGGCGGACCTGCTGCGCAGGCAGACGTGCGGCGGCGTGGGCAGGAACGCGGGGGAGCTGATGACGAGCCCCGCCGTGGTCGCGGAGCCCGGCTGGCACGCCGTGCGTGCCGCGCGGGCCATGGAGCGGCACAGGGTCAAGCGCCTGCCGGTGGTGGACGGAGACGGCCGGCTGATCGGCGTGATCAGCCGCCGAGACCTCGTGCGGCTGTTCCTCCGCCGGGACCGCGCCATTCAGGAGGAGATCCTGGAGGACGTCATCGTCCGGACGCTGGGCCTGCGGCCGTCCGCGCTCGCGGTCGAAGTCACCGAGGGCCGGGTCACGCTCAGCGGGACGGTGGAGCGCAGGAGCCTGATCCCGGCCACCGTGCGGCTGTGCGACAGCGTCGACGGCGTGGTGGAGGTGGTGAACCGGCTCGGCTTCGACCGGGACGACACTGTCAATACTCCCGCCGTACACGGTGGTTCGGTTCATCCGGAGGCCGGCGTGGGCGCGACGCGGGGCGGTGGGCACGGCCCGTCGTGGGTACTGTCACCGCCCCGGCTCCGGCTCGGAAGCCGGTGGTGA